A single Argentina anserina chromosome 7, drPotAnse1.1, whole genome shotgun sequence DNA region contains:
- the LOC126803631 gene encoding histidinol dehydrogenase, chloroplastic-like codes for MVVDDIRNNGDAAIRDYTAKIKVKLDKIVVEVSELPDQEGIKCKCVARSIGSVGLYVPGGTAVLPSTVLMLALVSGFLKV; via the exons ATGGTTGTAGATGATATTCGCAATAACGGTGATGCGGCTATTAGAGA CTATACTGCAAAGATCAAAGTTAAATTGGATAAGATAGTTGTTGAAGTATCTGAGCTTCCAGATCAAGAG GGAATCAAATGTAAGTGTGTGGCAAGAAGTATTGGTTCTGTAGGTCTTTATGTTCCAGGAGGAACTGCAGTTTTACCTTCTACTGTTCTGATGCTGGCACTTGTAAGTGGTTTCTTGAAAGTTTAG
- the LOC126802885 gene encoding uncharacterized protein LOC126802885, with product MRDTRAPFPFLVALLLFSILPLIFPPNGGYVLLAEAGKGRVHITDDLDDVVDDEEDDTWKEWGKKPTPDFDDLQPEKFSEMELPKIQAEMMKRHSGPAIGFIKLRLGVKRTKDMVAEIATKWSKVLRTGSIAVKFMGIDLSTVMVTVERGQDLTELKEFVLNQPEAYELKIGDQLFRRPGDPPLEEVIEMLQNERKKSENDGSTESNRQVKEEL from the exons ATGCGAGACACAAGAGCACCCTTCCCCTTCCTCGTCGCCCTTCTCCTTTTCTCAATTCTGCCCCTCATCTTTCCCCCAAATGGCGGCTACGTCCTCCTCGCCGAGGCAGGAAAGGGGCGAGTCCACATCACCGACGACCTCGACGACGTTGTGGACGACGAGGAGGACGATACTTGGAAAGAATGGGGCAAGAAACCCACACCGGATTTTGATGATCTGCAGCCGGAGAAATTTTCGGAGATGGAGTTGCCGAAGATCCAGGCGGAGATGATGAAGCGGCATTCCGGGCCGGCCATCGGGTTCATCAAGCTCCGACTTGGCGTCAAACGGACTAAG GATATGGTGGCTGAGATTGCTACGAAATGGAGTAAAGTTCTGAGAACTGGATCTATTGCGGTGAAGTTTATGGGTATTGATTTGAGCACGGTCATGGTCACCGTTGAAAGAGGCCAAGACTTAACGGAG TTGAAGGAGTTTGTGTTAAACCAACCTGAGGCATACGAGCTAAAGATCGGAGATCAATTATTTCGAAGACCTGGAGATCCTCCTCTGGAAGAAGTCATTGAGATGCTCCagaatgaaagaaagaaaagtgagAATGATGGTTCAACAGAGAGCAATAGGCAAGTGAAAGAGGAACTGTAG